GGTGCTGCGTCGAAAAGCGGCTGCAGCAGTTCGCGGTGGGCGGCGGTGGCCGGAAGGTCGAGGGTCAGCGAGAACACAGCCGGCTCGCACAGGATCAGGGAATACACCCGCGCCGGATCCCTCAGCGCCGCAAGCATGGCCGGAATAGCGCCTGCCGAGTGCGCCACCAGATGGCCGCCTTCGCCGAGTGCCTCCCGGATTATTGCGATATCGGTTTCCAGATCCGGCGCCAACGGCTCCGCGACGTCGTCGAATCCGTGTCGCTTGATAAACAGGCAGTCATAGTCCAGCGCCAGCCCGTGCTGCCGCGGCCAAGCCGTCGCGCCGAAGCTGCCGGCGCCGTGCACAAACACCACTCGTTCCAAAGGCATGCGGGACTCCTAACGTCCAAGAATTCCGGAGAAGCCGCCCACAGGCGGCATCATCCGACGGGTCGGCGGCGGCACAGCCGGTTCGCCCGGCGTGCTGCTGCCGTCCACCAGTTCGGTCACCGTGCCAAGATCCAAAGCTTCCAGTGCGCCGGCAACCCTGCGGGCGACGGCCTCGCCCAGCACAGCGGCGCAGTCCGGCACCGGCACAAAGCGGGCTTCCCGCTCACCGCCGCCGGCGGTGAACCCGGCGACCGACGTGGCCAGCTCCCCGCCGTCGTACACAAACGCGATGGAGTCACTCTGGCTGCCGGGCCTGGCCGCGCCGGGGCTCGCACCGGCCTGGATGTAGTCCAGCACCAGGACGCGGCCGACGCCGAGCTCCAGTCCCAGCGTCCCGGCAACGATGCGTCCGGCCGCGGAGCGCGGATCCTCTGCGCCCAGGACGACGCCGCCGGGAAGATCCCAGCTGCCGGAGCCGGAACGCAGCAGCAGCACGCGGCCGTCAGTGCTGCGGATCAGGACGGCGGCGGTGGTGCTGCGCTTGAACACGGATCCGTAAAACCCGCTCAGTCCCTGTGCTGCCACACTGGCCTCTTCCCTGGGTTTGCCTCGCCGGTGGACCGGCCGGATCCGGCTGAATCCGCTTTAAACAGGCACCGCCGGACAGAGGTCCGGCGGTGCCTGTGCGTAATCCGTTACTTGCCCAGGAACTTTTCGAAGCCCTTGGGAAGGTTCAGCGAGGACGGGTCGAAGTCCGCGTCCTGAGCGCCGAACGCACTGCCCGTGGGCAGCGCCTTGCGGGCACCGGCACGGCGGGCCTCCGCCTCGGCCAGCTCCTGCGCGGCCTTGGCCGGGTTTCCGGAACGGGCCTTCTTCTTGCCCTTGGCTGCCTGCTGCTTCTTGCGGCCGCCGCTGAAACCGCCGGGACCGGCCATGCCGGGCATGCCCGGCATGCCGCCGCCGGCTGCCATCTTCTTCATCATCTTCTGGGCCTGCACAAAGCGTTCCAGCAGGCCGTTGACCTCGGAAACGTGCACGCCGGAACCGCGGGCGATGCGGGCGCGGCGGGAACCGTTGATGATCTTCGGCGCCACCCGCTCATGCGGCGTCATGGACCGGACAATTGCTTCGACCCGGTCAATTTCGCGCTCGTCGAAGTTTTCCAGCTGCTCACGCATGCCGGCGGCGCCGGGCATCATCATGAGCATTTTCTTCATCGAACCCATCTTGCGCAGCTGCTGCATCTGGGTCAGGAAGTCGTCCAGGGTGAAGTCTTCCTGGTCGGCGAACTTCTGCGCCATCCGGGAGGCTTCGCCCTTGTCCCAGTTCTGCTCGGCCTGCTCAATGAGCGTCAGGACGTCGCCGAGGTCCAGGATGCGGCTGGCCATGCGGTCCGGGTGGAAGACCTCGAAGTCGGTGAGGCCTTCACCGGTGGACGCGAACATGATGGGCTTGCCGGTCACCGACGCCACGGACAGCGCGGCACCGCCGCGGGCATCGCCGTCGAGCTTGGTCAGCACGACGCCGGTGAAGTTCACGCCCTCGTTGAAGGCCTGCGCCGTGTTCACGGCGTCCTGGCCGATCATGGCGTCAATGACGAAGAGGACTTCGTCCGGGTTGATGGCGGCGCGGATGTCGGCGGCCTGCTGCATCAGTTCGGCGTCCACGCCCAGGCGGCCGGCGGTGTCCACGATGACGACATCGTGCAGCTTGGTGCGTGCCTCTTCGATGCCCTGGCGGGCAACGGCCACCGGATCGCCGGTGGCGGACTCGAACTCGGAGCTGACGCCCGGGTGCGGTGCGTAGACCGGCACGCCGGCGCGTTCGCCGTTGACCTGGAGCTGCTTGACGGCGTTCGGCCGCTGAAGGTCGGCGGCGACGAGCAGCGGGCTGTGGCCCTGGCTCTTGAGGTGCTTGGAGAGCTTTCCGGCGAGGGTGGTCTTACCTGCACCCTGCAGGCCCGCGAGCATGATCACCGTGGGCGGGTTCTTCGCCAGGCGCAGCCGGCGGGTCTCGCCGCCGAGGATCCCGACGAGCTCCTCGTTGACGATCTTGACGACCTGCTGGCCCGGGTTCAGAGACTGCGAAACCTCAAGCCCGAGGGCACGTTCCTTAACGGAAGCGGTGAAGGCGCGGACCACGGACACGGCGACGTCGGCGTCGAGCAGCGCGCGGCGGATCTCGCGGACTGTGGCATCGACGTCGGCTTCGGTGAGTTTGCCCTTGCCGCGAAGGTTCTTGAAGGTTGTAGTCAACCGGTCAGACAGTGAATTGAACACGTGCCGCGCACTTCTTTCGTCAGTTCTTCGCCATGTTTGGCAGGCCCAGCTGTTAAGGGTACCAAGGCAGGTTGGGTAATTGCCGCAAAACCCTTACCAGTTCCGCACCGCCGATGGCACGCTGGAGCCATGAGTGAAACTCCCCCACTGCGGACCCTGCTTATTCTCGGCGGCACCGGCGATCTTGCGGAGCGCCTGCTGCTGCCCGGGCTGGCGCGCCTGATCGACAGCGGACGGGCGCCGTCGGACCTGGCGGTGGTCGGTTCCGCCTCCCGGGACTGGACCGACGCCATGTGGCAGGAACGGTTGCAGGAGTCCTTTGCGGCCGCGCGCGGCGAGGCCGACGACGCCGGGCGGCAGGCGCTGGATACCACTGTCCACAACGGCAGCTATCTGCGGGTGGACCTGCAGGATCCGGCGCAGCTGGCCGAGGCCATCCGCGGCCTGGCCGCGCCGCTGGCCGTGTACTTTGCGCTCCCGCCGGCCGTTACGCAGTCCACGGTGGCGGCGCTGAAGCCCGGAGATCTGCCCGACGGCACCCGCCTGGTGCTGGAAAAACCGTTCGGCAGTGATGAAGCCTCGGCCCAGGAGCTGAACCGGATGCTCGCAGCCCTGCTGCCCGAGGACGACGTATACCGGGTGGACCATTTCCTGGGCATGGCCACGGTGATGAACATTCTCGGGCTGCGCTTTGCCAACCGGATCCTGGAGCCGGTGTGGAACAACCTGCACATCGAGCGCGTGGAGATCGTCTTTGACGAGGAACTCGGCCTGGAGGGACGGGCAAAGTACTACGACGGCGCGGGCGCGCTGCGGGACATGATCCAAAGCCATCTGCTGCAGACCATGGCCGTGATCGCCATGGGAGCCCCGGCAACGCTGGGCGAGCGGGACGTGCGGGACTTGGTGGCCGCCACCCTGCGGGCGGCGTCGGTCCCGGCGGACTATGCGAGCAGCACCCGACGGGCGCGGTGGGACGCCGGGGAGATCCACGGCGAGGGGATCCCCGCGTACGCCGACTCCCCCGGAGTGGACCCGGACCGGCACACCGAAACCCTGGCGGAAGTGGAAGTGCGGATCGACAATGACCGCTGGGCAGGAGTGCCGTTCGTCCTGCGCTCGGGCAAGGCCCTGGGCAAGAACCGGCAGGAGGCCGTGGTGACCTTCAAACCGGTCGGCCATCTGCCCACCGGTTTCACCGGCGCGGCGGGCGAGGGATCCCGGCTGCGGATCTCCTTCACTCCGGCCCGGCTGGAACTGGAACTGAACGTCAACGGACCGGCCAGCGTCTTTGATTTGGAGCGCACCGGCCTGACGGCACCGATGCACAAGTCCGCGCTGACACCGTACGGCGAGGTGCTGGACGGCATTCTCTCCGGTGATCCGCTGGTGTCGGTGCGCGCGGACATCGCCGAGGAATGCTGGCGGATTGTGGATCCGGTGCTGCGCGCCTGGGCCGACGGCGACGTGCCGCTGGAGACGTATCCGGCCGGAACGGCAGGTCCGCCCGACTGGAAAACCAGCCGGGCGGAGCCGTGATGTGACAGCGAACAGCGGGTGGCCGCCGAGGCCCTAGAGCGCGGAATCCCCGCGTTCCCCGGTGCGGACCCGCAGCGCCTCCTCCACGTTGACCACCCAGACCTTGCCGTCGCCGGCCCGGCCGGTGTTGGCGGTGGAGACCAGCACGTCCACAATGTCGTTGAGCCATTCGTTGGCCACGAGGACTTCGATGCGGATCTTCGGCAGCAGGTCCACTGTGTATTCGGCGCCGCGGTAGACCTCGGTGTGTCCGCGCTGGCGCCCGTAGCCGTTGGCCTGGCTGACGGTCAGGCCCTGAACTCCGTAGCTTTCCAGGGAGCCGCGGACGGCGTCGAGCTTTTCGGGACGGACAATGGCGGTTACGAGTTTCATGAGTTGATGCTCTCCTTCGGTGCGGTGCGCGCGGACTCGGGGAAGGGCCGGAAGGATCCGCCGACACCCAGCCCGCCGAATTCGTAGGCGGTTTCGGCATGTTCGCTCAGGTCCACGCCGTTGACTTCGGAATCCTCGGAGACCCGGAAGCCGATGGTCTTGTGGATCGCCAGGCCGATCACCAGGGTGAGGACCGCGGAGAAGACGATCGCGACGATGGCTGCAACCAACTGGGCGCCAAGCTGCGCGAAGCCGCCGCCGTAGAACAGGCCGCCGCCCTCGCCGTCGACCGGCAGGGCGATGAAACCCAGGGCCAGGGTGCCGACGATGCCGGCGACCAGGTGCACGCCCACCACGTCCAGGGAATCGTCGTAGCCGAGCTTGTACTTCAGGCCGACGGCGAGCGCGGAGAGGACTCCGGCCACCAGGCCCAGGCCGACGGCGCCGAGCGGGCTGACGTTGGCGCAGGCCGGGGTGATGGCCACCAGGCCGGCGACAATGCCCGAGGCGGCGCCGAGCGACGTCGGGCGTCCGTCACGGATGCGTTCGGTCAGCAGCCAGCCGACCATCGCAGCGGCCGGAGCCGCCATGGTGTTGACCCAGATCAGGCCGGCTTCCTCGGCGGTGCCTGCTGCTCCCCCGTTGAAACCGAACCAGCCGAACCACAGCAGGGTGGCGCCCAGCATGACAAACGGAATGTTGTGGGGACGCTGGCTCGGGTCCTTGCCGAAGCCCTTGCGCTTGCCGATGATCAGGGCCAGCACCAAGGCTGCCACGCCGGCGTTGATGTGCACCACGGTGCCGCCGGCGAAGTCGATGGCTTCTCCGACCACCGAGCCAATGGCGCCCTCTTCACCGAGCAGTCCGCCGCCCCAGACCATGAAGGCCAGCGGGCAGTACACCAGGGTCACCCAGATGGGAACGAAAACCGCCCAGGCGCTGAACTTGGCGCGGTCCGCGATGGCGCCGCTGATCAGGGCCACCGTGATGATGGCGAAGGTGGCGCCGAAGCCGGCGCTGATGAGGTCCTCCGTGCCGATCAGGGACTCGAGGCCGAAGGAGGTGAAGGGGTTGCCGAACAGCCCGCCCACGCCGTCGCCACCTGTCATGGAGAAGCCCCACAGAACCCAGACAACCCCCACGAGGCCGATGGACACGAAGCTCATCATCATCATGTTCAGTGCTGCCTTGGCGCGGGTCATCCCGCCGTAAAAAAATGCCACTCCGGGGGTCATGAGCAGCACCAGTGCCGCCGAAATCATGACCCAGACGTGACCTGCTGACAGATCCATCTCCACGTCCCTTCACCCTGCTGCGGGCCCTTCCCGCAGGATGAACTCTGCCGGGGCCAGATTTCGGCCACTGCCCGGGCGGATTACCGGGACATTACAAACCCCCCCGCTGATGTAAAAACTCGGAGTCGCCGATGTTTCCACGGCGTTTCGCGCCGCAGGTCGGCAGGGGGTCGGCAGGCCTGACGGCCCTGCAGGGGTCACCCGTGCCCGCCGCTAGGATGGTCCCTAAGTCTCACTACCGGAGGTTCATTTTTTATGCCCGAGCAGTCTCCCTTCTCCGACGGTCCGGATTCCCTGGCCGCCGGGGACGGCAACAATCACCGACCAGGCAGAAACAGGAAGAAGCCGTGGATTATCTCCGGAGCGGCACTGGCGGTGGTGCTGGCGGCCGGCGCCGTCGTCGCCCCCATGGTCCTGGACGATGAGGCTGCGCCCGCGGCCGCTCCCTCCCCCACCGGTACCCCCTTCACGATGACGCCGAAGCCGGAGCCCACACTGGCGCCGGCTCCCGTGTTCAACTACTACGAGCAGGCAGGCCCTCCGGCCGGTTCACCGCTGAACCAGGTAGAGCCGCTGGCTGTCACCGTCGTTCCGGAAACCACCGGCACGTCCCTGCCCGCCGGGCTGATCGGTCTCTCCCTGGAAGCCACGGACCTGGCCGACCCGTCGCTGAGCGGCGACAACCCGGAAATGGTGCAGTCAATCTCCGGACTGGGCAAGCCGCTGCTGCGCTTCGGCGGTAATGCCGTGGACCGCCGGTTCTTCTGGACCTCCACCGGCGAAGCCATTCCGGGAAACCTCTCCGGCGACAAGGCACATCCGGTGCGCGCCGTGACTCCGGCGGACCTGGAGCGGGTCAACACGCTCCTGGAAGCCGTGGACGGCCAAATCGCACTGACGGTTGATCTCGGCAACTACGACCCCGCCCGGGCCGCTGACATGACCAAGTTCGCCGCTGCGGCCTTCGGCGAGCGCCTGGTCGGCATCACCGTGGGCAACGAGCCCAACGGCTTCGCCAAGACCGGGCTGCGGCCCGGCGGCTACGGCATCCAGGACTACCTGACGGAGCTGCAGGCCTACGCCACGGCGATGCACGCCGTCGCCCCCCAGGTACCGATCGTGGGCCCGGGCACCTATGAGGAATCCTGGTGGGGTCCCTTCGCCGAGGTGCAGCTGCCGCAGCGCAAAATCCTGTCCTTCCACCACTACCCGCTCTCCTCCTGTGAAGGCGCCGATCCGGCCGGCGAACCCGTTATGAGCGCCCTCGTCACCCGGCACATCCATGACCACGCCAACAACTTCCGCGGCGCGGCGCTGGAACCGGCCCTTACGGCCGGCATCGAGACCTGGATCCCGGAAACCGGCGTCTCCGCCTGCCCCGGCTCCAACGAAACCACCAAGACGCATGCGTCCGCGCTGTGGAGCGCCGACTACGCGCTGAGCGCGGCACAGCTGGGCATCTCCCGGGTCAGCTTCCACAGCTCGCTGCTCACCTGCACCGGCGGCCCGCCCATGTCCGCCATCTGCGCCGGCGGGGCCTACCTCCAGCCCAACGGCGTCGTGGACGAGCGGGCCAACTACTACGGCCTGTCCATGGTTGGCGAAATGGAGCCCGGCGAGTTCCTGAAGCTGGACACCTCCGGAACCGGCATGGCCTATCCGTACGCGGTGCGCCATGCGGACGGCAGCATCAGCGTTGTGGTGGTCAACAACAACAACCCCGAGACCGACGCCCAGACCACGGTTAGCCTCGAGCTGCCCGGCAAGGCGCTGACCGGGACGATGACGCAGATGACCGGCCCCTCCTACGCCGCAGAGGACGGCACGCTGATCGACGGCGCCGCCGCCGAAGGCACCCCGGCCGCCGAGCGTCTGACGGTGCCCGGCTTCGAATACGGCTCCAGCACCCAGACGTTCCCGCTGACCGCCGGAACCGTCACGGTCCTGAACTTCACGTTCTAGCCCGCACGACCCACAACACCGCGCGACACAACAAAGGGCTCCTCACTTCCCCTCGGAAGTGCGGAGCCCTTTGCGGTGCTTCGGCTGCTAGCTCAGCAGTGCGTCCACGAAGCCCTCGGCGTCGAACACCGCCAGGTCATCGGCGCCCTCGCCCAGGCCGATCAGCTTCACCGGCACACCCAGGGTGCGCTGGATTGCGACGACGATGCCGCCCTTGGCGGTGCCGTCCAGCTTGGTCAGCACGATGCCGGTGATGTTCACGACCTCGGCGAAGACCTTCGCCTGGGTCAGGCCGTTCTGGCCGGTGGTGGCGTCCAGGACCAGCAGGACCTCGTCAACCTCGGCCTGCTTTTCAATGACGCGCTTGACCTTGCCGAGTTCGTCCATCAGGCCGACCTTGTTCTGCAGGCGCCCGGCGGTGTCGATCAGGACCACGTCCACCTCGCCGTCGATGCCTGCCTTCACGGCCTCAAAGGCCACGGAGGCGGGGTCGGCGCCGTCGACGTCGGACTTCACCGTGGGCACGCCCACGCGCTGTCCCCAGGTGGCCAGCTGCTCGGCCGCGGCGGCGCGGAAGGTGTCAGCCGCGCCCAGGAGCACGTCCTTGTCCTCGGCCACCAGGACGCGGGCCAGCTTGCCGACCGTCGTCGTCTTGCCGACGCCGTTGACGCCGACCACCATGACGACGGCGGGCTTGTCGGCGTGCCGGGTGACGGCCAGGGACCGGTCCATGGTCGGATCCACCAGTTTGATGAGCTCCTCGCGGAGCATCTGGTGCACTTCCTGCGGATCGCGGCTGCCGGAGATCTTCACCCGCTCGCGCAGGGCGTCCACCAGCTCCATGGTCGGTTCGGTGCCGAGGT
This genomic interval from Arthrobacter sp. zg-Y820 contains the following:
- a CDS encoding NUDIX hydrolase; the protein is MAAQGLSGFYGSVFKRSTTAAVLIRSTDGRVLLLRSGSGSWDLPGGVVLGAEDPRSAAGRIVAGTLGLELGVGRVLVLDYIQAGASPGAARPGSQSDSIAFVYDGGELATSVAGFTAGGGEREARFVPVPDCAAVLGEAVARRVAGALEALDLGTVTELVDGSSTPGEPAVPPPTRRMMPPVGGFSGILGR
- the ffh gene encoding signal recognition particle protein, whose product is MFNSLSDRLTTTFKNLRGKGKLTEADVDATVREIRRALLDADVAVSVVRAFTASVKERALGLEVSQSLNPGQQVVKIVNEELVGILGGETRRLRLAKNPPTVIMLAGLQGAGKTTLAGKLSKHLKSQGHSPLLVAADLQRPNAVKQLQVNGERAGVPVYAPHPGVSSEFESATGDPVAVARQGIEEARTKLHDVVIVDTAGRLGVDAELMQQAADIRAAINPDEVLFVIDAMIGQDAVNTAQAFNEGVNFTGVVLTKLDGDARGGAALSVASVTGKPIMFASTGEGLTDFEVFHPDRMASRILDLGDVLTLIEQAEQNWDKGEASRMAQKFADQEDFTLDDFLTQMQQLRKMGSMKKMLMMMPGAAGMREQLENFDEREIDRVEAIVRSMTPHERVAPKIINGSRRARIARGSGVHVSEVNGLLERFVQAQKMMKKMAAGGGMPGMPGMAGPGGFSGGRKKQQAAKGKKKARSGNPAKAAQELAEAEARRAGARKALPTGSAFGAQDADFDPSSLNLPKGFEKFLGK
- a CDS encoding glucose-6-phosphate dehydrogenase gives rise to the protein MSETPPLRTLLILGGTGDLAERLLLPGLARLIDSGRAPSDLAVVGSASRDWTDAMWQERLQESFAAARGEADDAGRQALDTTVHNGSYLRVDLQDPAQLAEAIRGLAAPLAVYFALPPAVTQSTVAALKPGDLPDGTRLVLEKPFGSDEASAQELNRMLAALLPEDDVYRVDHFLGMATVMNILGLRFANRILEPVWNNLHIERVEIVFDEELGLEGRAKYYDGAGALRDMIQSHLLQTMAVIAMGAPATLGERDVRDLVAATLRAASVPADYASSTRRARWDAGEIHGEGIPAYADSPGVDPDRHTETLAEVEVRIDNDRWAGVPFVLRSGKALGKNRQEAVVTFKPVGHLPTGFTGAAGEGSRLRISFTPARLELELNVNGPASVFDLERTGLTAPMHKSALTPYGEVLDGILSGDPLVSVRADIAEECWRIVDPVLRAWADGDVPLETYPAGTAGPPDWKTSRAEP
- a CDS encoding P-II family nitrogen regulator, translated to MKLVTAIVRPEKLDAVRGSLESYGVQGLTVSQANGYGRQRGHTEVYRGAEYTVDLLPKIRIEVLVANEWLNDIVDVLVSTANTGRAGDGKVWVVNVEEALRVRTGERGDSAL
- a CDS encoding ammonium transporter, which gives rise to MDLSAGHVWVMISAALVLLMTPGVAFFYGGMTRAKAALNMMMMSFVSIGLVGVVWVLWGFSMTGGDGVGGLFGNPFTSFGLESLIGTEDLISAGFGATFAIITVALISGAIADRAKFSAWAVFVPIWVTLVYCPLAFMVWGGGLLGEEGAIGSVVGEAIDFAGGTVVHINAGVAALVLALIIGKRKGFGKDPSQRPHNIPFVMLGATLLWFGWFGFNGGAAGTAEEAGLIWVNTMAAPAAAMVGWLLTERIRDGRPTSLGAASGIVAGLVAITPACANVSPLGAVGLGLVAGVLSALAVGLKYKLGYDDSLDVVGVHLVAGIVGTLALGFIALPVDGEGGGLFYGGGFAQLGAQLVAAIVAIVFSAVLTLVIGLAIHKTIGFRVSEDSEVNGVDLSEHAETAYEFGGLGVGGSFRPFPESARTAPKESINS
- the ftsY gene encoding signal recognition particle-docking protein FtsY, which translates into the protein MNETLSIVIYVVIALAVVGSVAALLVRTRRTPKGMYPTTRDANDPVTGAGSHAAGTATLDTPPGQAAPPADTDVVVPDDLRDLEEAAPAPEVPALETPEPVQGRLARLRARLAKSNNALGKALLALLSSDKIDEDVWDEIEETLLLADLGTEPTMELVDALRERVKISGSRDPQEVHQMLREELIKLVDPTMDRSLAVTRHADKPAVVMVVGVNGVGKTTTVGKLARVLVAEDKDVLLGAADTFRAAAAEQLATWGQRVGVPTVKSDVDGADPASVAFEAVKAGIDGEVDVVLIDTAGRLQNKVGLMDELGKVKRVIEKQAEVDEVLLVLDATTGQNGLTQAKVFAEVVNITGIVLTKLDGTAKGGIVVAIQRTLGVPVKLIGLGEGADDLAVFDAEGFVDALLS